In one Candidatus Eisenbacteria bacterium genomic region, the following are encoded:
- a CDS encoding phenylalanine--tRNA ligase subunit beta — MKLPISWLRELVAVDGSPEVIAEALTTRGFYVVDWAWTRPPLPGLLVARIDAIRPHPGADRLRLVTVDLGGRSLEIVCGAPELELGWLVALAPVGSVLPSGLRIRESKIRGVVSPGMLCSETELGRTSEGGGLFRVPTSGGSVPSTPGAALDSVLGPSDAVLDVETPFNRPDGLGVMGLAREVKAALAGSWQPGAVDLMLAAPVPDQRFPLQNLAPEACTSIYAQEISGIRVGPSPDWLVARLALMGQRSVNNIVDITNFVLFELGHPMHAFDLNKLEGRELRVRWATPGERITTLDGTARTLSEQVLVLADASRALDIAGVMGGLDCEVKASTRTILLTCAHFDARCVRRSSQAQGLRTEAARRYERGVDSELGPRAVARFDALLAHVAPDARIERSAFQSTPPVARVMRLRASRCERLIGIPLQSERCAELLAGLEFGVRESAGELDVTIPSWRPDCTVEADLVEEVARANGYDRIPENPIRSSGAYARRSPVERCVRAARDAMVALGIDEAITSSLVSEAENAQSAALLDRQAAHLRLLNPMSKEGEWLRGDLVTGLLRATSLNLRQRAGAVRLFEVGRVFADTSGPLPVESLQIAAVLSGKRLAHTHDPAPASPKDAFDPSGAVDFLDAKGMAQAWLARMQAGESGWHPHASRFWRGAGGARISHAGKPIGWLGELSAAFLSTWEIDQPVFLFVVEMESLIQSSVEVRTATPLPRYPAVHRDVAFHVPHQVLSGEVEHSILASGGESLRSVDLFDHYRGSSSPAGTRSLAYRLVFQDLTRTLTESEISERLERIVKSVSTQHQAQLRDRT; from the coding sequence ATGAAACTGCCGATTTCGTGGTTGCGTGAACTGGTCGCGGTGGATGGATCGCCGGAGGTGATCGCCGAAGCCCTCACGACGCGGGGCTTCTACGTGGTCGACTGGGCATGGACGCGTCCGCCGCTGCCGGGGCTGCTGGTCGCGCGTATCGACGCGATCCGTCCGCATCCCGGAGCCGATAGACTGCGGCTGGTGACCGTGGATCTGGGAGGGCGCTCCCTCGAAATCGTGTGCGGTGCGCCGGAGCTCGAACTCGGCTGGCTCGTGGCGCTGGCCCCGGTTGGCAGCGTGCTGCCGAGCGGCCTGCGCATTCGCGAATCGAAGATCCGAGGGGTGGTGAGCCCGGGAATGCTGTGCTCCGAGACCGAACTCGGACGCACCTCCGAGGGCGGCGGACTGTTCCGCGTTCCGACTTCCGGAGGTTCGGTGCCTTCGACGCCGGGCGCGGCGCTGGACTCGGTCTTGGGACCGTCCGACGCGGTGCTCGACGTGGAGACTCCATTCAACCGTCCGGACGGACTCGGCGTGATGGGCCTGGCCCGCGAAGTAAAAGCGGCCCTCGCTGGCTCGTGGCAGCCCGGCGCGGTCGATTTGATGTTGGCGGCTCCCGTGCCCGATCAGCGGTTCCCACTCCAAAATCTCGCCCCCGAGGCCTGCACCTCGATCTACGCCCAGGAGATCTCGGGAATTCGCGTCGGCCCCTCACCGGATTGGCTGGTCGCCCGCCTTGCGCTCATGGGCCAGCGCAGTGTCAACAACATCGTCGACATCACGAACTTCGTCCTGTTCGAACTCGGGCACCCGATGCATGCGTTCGACCTTAACAAGCTGGAGGGACGAGAGCTTCGCGTTCGCTGGGCGACACCCGGCGAGCGGATCACGACGCTCGATGGCACGGCCCGCACATTGTCCGAGCAGGTGCTGGTTCTCGCCGACGCTTCGAGAGCGCTCGACATCGCGGGTGTCATGGGCGGCCTCGACTGCGAAGTCAAAGCGAGCACGCGCACCATTCTGCTCACCTGTGCGCATTTCGACGCCAGATGCGTGCGCCGCAGCTCTCAGGCTCAGGGGCTCCGCACCGAGGCGGCGCGCCGCTACGAGCGCGGAGTCGATTCGGAGCTCGGACCACGAGCAGTCGCACGATTCGACGCGTTGCTCGCGCACGTTGCACCCGACGCGCGCATCGAGCGATCCGCGTTTCAGTCGACTCCACCGGTCGCGCGAGTGATGCGACTGCGTGCCTCTCGCTGCGAGCGCTTGATCGGCATTCCGCTGCAAAGTGAACGCTGTGCCGAATTGTTGGCGGGACTCGAGTTCGGGGTTCGCGAGTCTGCTGGCGAGCTCGACGTCACGATTCCTTCGTGGCGACCGGATTGCACGGTGGAGGCCGACCTCGTCGAGGAGGTGGCGCGAGCGAATGGCTACGATCGGATCCCCGAGAATCCGATTCGATCGAGCGGAGCCTACGCGAGACGATCGCCGGTCGAGCGTTGCGTGCGCGCCGCTCGCGACGCGATGGTCGCACTGGGGATCGACGAAGCGATCACTTCTTCACTCGTGTCGGAGGCCGAGAACGCACAATCCGCCGCACTGCTCGATCGTCAGGCGGCCCACTTGCGACTCCTCAATCCGATGTCGAAAGAAGGGGAGTGGCTGCGCGGAGACCTCGTGACCGGACTCCTGCGGGCCACGTCGCTGAACCTTCGGCAACGTGCGGGCGCCGTTCGACTGTTCGAAGTGGGGAGGGTGTTCGCCGACACATCGGGCCCGCTTCCGGTGGAGTCGCTTCAGATCGCGGCGGTGCTTTCGGGCAAACGACTCGCGCACACGCACGATCCCGCACCGGCGAGTCCAAAGGATGCATTCGATCCGTCGGGAGCCGTCGACTTTCTCGATGCGAAGGGAATGGCGCAGGCGTGGCTCGCCCGCATGCAGGCCGGTGAGTCCGGCTGGCATCCGCACGCTTCGAGATTTTGGAGAGGCGCCGGCGGTGCCCGAATCTCGCATGCGGGGAAGCCGATCGGCTGGCTGGGCGAATTGTCAGCGGCGTTCCTGAGCACCTGGGAGATCGATCAGCCGGTTTTTCTGTTCGTGGTCGAAATGGAATCGCTAATCCAGTCTTCTGTGGAGGTTCGTACCGCGACGCCGCTGCCCAGGTATCCGGCCGTTCACCGTGATGTCGCCTTCCATGTTCCGCATCAGGTACTCAGTGGCGAGGTGGAGCACAGTATTCTCGCCTCCGGAGGCGAGAGCCTGCGGTCCGTGGATCTGTTCGATCACTATCGCGGATCGTCATCGCCGGCCGGCACTCGAAGCCTCGCCTATCGGCTCGTGTTTCAGGATTTGACGCGGACACTGACCGAGTCCGAGATCTCCGAGCGACTAGAACGGATCGTGAAATCCGTCTCGACGCAGCATCAAGCGCAACTTCGCGATCGCACGTAG
- a CDS encoding GAF domain-containing protein has product MGAKQVVHSVKLLEDAWKSSRLETLVSSDPFTARRVASTETVSIAYRRLLARLNRRFDAHASGLFFFRNLAFDFIVHEGYPIDDDVIRDWRVTESEGIVGTVARTHAPFFGRVSRRRKDYRKLHPDTRYQVTVPIFEPRSRQLLAVLNLEFANRPPHITRSLLSPEFGIALGSRLVGLLRRLQHHRLAYSARQLKDSGTALGNDARLRRIAKALHALLHRDAEVAILLRRGISLQLRAAATAGLNSKQIRDNAAGLQIDLAERRSGIVLKVARTGREIYSPNVTTSEDYRPVKLSTRSQFTVPLVSGGRLVGVLLLGSPIPYGIPKLLRPLILVYAALAAQMIDGIMASETAVDQERLDAIGLRLAERRLDEISRTGRLAPGDVHLLTEVITRSRRQLERRVALLDPVSSGLHMRVRDALIHTSARRDGAPAKGSLARNHFEELASSLLKVGRNAQIGLPPRHLRTVLLSMVGIAHASAGPERLRAIQIRCDRTEGSKQERFLKLTVAVPDQSAEILDFLPPETRSFTRETVLFDSNALDELCSRYSCFLGNRPRLLPLGGYELVFLLRIVR; this is encoded by the coding sequence ATGGGGGCGAAGCAGGTCGTCCACTCCGTCAAGCTGCTCGAAGACGCCTGGAAGAGTTCCCGTCTGGAAACTCTGGTCAGCAGTGATCCATTCACGGCACGCCGTGTGGCCTCCACCGAGACGGTTTCGATCGCCTATCGGCGCCTGCTCGCACGTCTCAATCGCCGTTTCGACGCGCATGCCTCGGGACTGTTCTTCTTTCGCAATCTAGCTTTCGACTTCATCGTCCACGAGGGCTACCCGATCGACGACGATGTGATTCGCGATTGGCGCGTGACGGAGTCAGAAGGAATCGTTGGAACAGTCGCGCGGACGCACGCGCCGTTCTTCGGTCGTGTGAGCCGACGCCGCAAGGACTATCGCAAACTCCACCCGGACACGAGATACCAGGTCACGGTTCCGATATTCGAGCCCCGCAGTCGGCAGCTGCTCGCGGTGCTGAATCTGGAATTTGCGAACCGGCCACCGCACATTACTCGCTCGCTTCTCAGCCCGGAATTCGGAATCGCGTTAGGATCACGACTTGTCGGGCTCCTGCGGCGGCTTCAACATCATCGCCTCGCGTATTCCGCCCGACAATTGAAAGACAGTGGAACCGCGTTGGGGAACGACGCGCGATTGCGTCGCATTGCCAAAGCGCTCCATGCGTTGTTGCATCGAGACGCGGAGGTGGCGATCCTGCTTCGGCGCGGCATTTCGCTTCAGTTGCGCGCCGCGGCCACGGCGGGGCTCAATTCGAAGCAGATTCGCGACAATGCTGCCGGACTTCAAATCGACCTCGCGGAGCGTCGTTCCGGGATCGTGTTGAAGGTTGCGCGCACGGGAAGAGAGATCTACTCGCCAAACGTCACGACGAGCGAGGACTACCGTCCGGTTAAGCTCTCCACCCGAAGCCAGTTCACGGTACCGCTCGTCAGCGGCGGGCGGTTGGTGGGTGTTCTGCTCTTGGGATCACCGATCCCGTACGGCATTCCGAAGCTCTTGCGCCCGCTCATCCTTGTCTATGCTGCACTCGCGGCCCAGATGATCGACGGAATCATGGCGTCCGAGACGGCCGTAGATCAGGAAAGGCTGGATGCGATCGGCCTGCGACTGGCTGAACGCCGACTCGACGAGATCTCTCGTACCGGTCGGCTCGCACCGGGGGATGTTCACCTCTTGACCGAGGTGATCACGCGGTCCCGGCGACAGCTCGAGCGACGTGTGGCACTCCTCGACCCCGTGTCATCGGGTTTGCACATGCGCGTCCGCGATGCACTCATTCATACGAGCGCCCGACGGGATGGCGCGCCCGCAAAGGGATCCCTGGCGCGAAACCACTTCGAGGAACTGGCGAGCTCGCTCCTCAAGGTGGGACGAAATGCGCAGATCGGACTTCCGCCGCGTCATCTCAGAACCGTGCTACTGAGCATGGTCGGCATCGCGCACGCGTCCGCAGGTCCCGAGCGACTACGAGCCATCCAGATCCGATGCGATCGGACGGAGGGGTCGAAGCAGGAACGGTTTCTCAAGTTGACGGTCGCAGTTCCCGATCAGTCCGCGGAAATCCTCGACTTCCTGCCTCCCGAGACCCGCAGCTTCACGCGCGAGACGGTCCTATTCGACTCCAACGCGCTCGACGAGCTCTGCTCCCGGTACTCCTGTTTTCTTGGCAACCGGCCGCGACTCCTTCCATTGGGTGGCTATGAGCTCGTGTTCCTGCTTCGGATCGTTCGATGA